The Lutibacter sp. Hel_I_33_5 genome has a window encoding:
- a CDS encoding sugar MFS transporter, with protein MSTTVNNKSYKSAFIFLTTLFFLWGFITVLVDSLVPRLKDVFEMSYAKTVLVQFAFFVAFFVFSLPAGFILSKIGYKKGIVLGLLTMAAGCLLFYPAASFRSFPVFLFGYFTLAGGITILQVAANPYVALLGSEEGASSRLNLSQAFNSLGTTIAPVVGALFLLSDTVKTSTEIDLLSATEKTNYYAAEAATVQTPFLLIASSIAVLAIIFGFIKLPKVMQESPKGGYLTLLKNKVMLMGALGIFVYVGAEVAIGSFLVNYFSDMNLATVVSQNETMMNIANTIASTFNKTFTDSDPKSLLGIFVIFYWGGAMIGRFVGAYLTKIMAPGKVLAIFASLAIAMILISINTTSLLSMWSILAVGLFNSIMFPTIFTLSLEGLGDLKAQASGLLCMAIVGGAIIPFAFGSLIDGFGFKTAFILTILCYGYILFYGRFKARKV; from the coding sequence ATGTCAACAACAGTAAATAACAAATCATACAAATCCGCATTTATATTTTTAACGACTTTATTTTTCCTCTGGGGATTTATTACAGTTTTAGTGGATAGTTTAGTACCAAGATTAAAAGATGTTTTCGAAATGTCTTATGCCAAAACTGTTTTGGTACAGTTTGCTTTTTTTGTAGCATTCTTTGTGTTTTCTTTACCAGCAGGATTTATTTTATCAAAAATCGGTTATAAAAAGGGAATTGTTTTAGGATTACTAACCATGGCTGCAGGTTGTTTATTATTTTATCCAGCTGCATCTTTTAGATCATTTCCAGTATTTTTATTTGGGTATTTTACTCTTGCAGGCGGAATTACAATTTTGCAAGTAGCTGCAAATCCGTATGTTGCTTTGTTAGGTTCTGAAGAAGGAGCAAGTAGCCGTTTAAATTTATCGCAAGCATTTAATTCTTTAGGAACTACAATTGCACCAGTTGTTGGTGCGTTATTTTTATTGAGTGACACTGTAAAAACATCTACAGAAATCGATTTATTATCGGCAACAGAAAAGACAAATTATTATGCAGCAGAAGCTGCTACTGTGCAAACGCCTTTTTTATTAATTGCTTCTTCAATAGCAGTTTTAGCAATTATTTTTGGATTTATAAAATTACCTAAAGTGATGCAAGAATCTCCTAAAGGAGGATACCTTACGTTATTAAAAAACAAAGTGATGCTTATGGGTGCTTTAGGAATCTTTGTGTATGTAGGTGCAGAAGTTGCTATAGGTAGTTTTTTAGTAAACTATTTTTCTGATATGAATTTAGCAACAGTAGTTTCTCAAAATGAAACCATGATGAATATTGCAAATACAATTGCAAGTACTTTTAATAAAACATTTACAGATTCTGACCCAAAATCTTTATTAGGAATTTTTGTAATATTTTATTGGGGTGGAGCAATGATTGGACGTTTTGTAGGTGCTTATCTAACCAAAATTATGGCTCCAGGAAAAGTTTTGGCAATTTTTGCAAGTTTAGCAATTGCTATGATTTTAATTTCTATAAACACAACTAGTTTGCTTTCTATGTGGTCAATTTTGGCTGTTGGTCTGTTTAATTCAATTATGTTTCCAACAATTTTTACATTGTCTTTAGAAGGATTAGGAGATTTAAAAGCACAAGCTTCTGGTTTACTTTGTATGGCAATTGTTGGTGGCGCAATTATACCTTTTGCTTTTGGAAGTTTAATAGATGGTTTTGGTTTTAAAACAGCGTTTATCTTAACAATTCTTTGTTATGGATATATTCTGTTTTATGGGAGATTTAAAGCAAGAAAAGTGTAA
- a CDS encoding N(4)-(beta-N-acetylglucosaminyl)-L-asparaginase — protein sequence MKRRNFIKKASVSGLGLVAVSSTLISCEETKKDEKVVAAVNIKPIRPLVIATWNTPLAVETAAKVLEKGGSVLDAVEQGCRIEEANEEGMSVGKGGLPDRDGDVTLDACIMNEKGDYGAVLGVKNIKHVISVARKVMEDTPHVMLVAEGAEQFAVSKGFKRENLLTEKAKKAWEKWKITSEYKPIINIENHDTIGMLAIDKNGDISGACTTSGLAYKMAGRVGDSPIIGGGLFVDNEIGGASATGLGEEVLKTVGSFLIVELMRQGKTPQQACEEAIGRIVNKPGKDFKNFQVGYIAVNKQGETGAYSIHEHFSYNLFKEGENKNMPSDFFNKV from the coding sequence ATGAAAAGAAGAAATTTTATAAAAAAAGCATCCGTTTCAGGTTTAGGATTGGTTGCAGTATCCTCAACTTTAATTAGTTGTGAAGAAACTAAGAAAGATGAAAAAGTAGTTGCTGCAGTAAATATAAAACCAATAAGACCTCTAGTTATTGCTACATGGAATACACCATTAGCGGTAGAAACGGCAGCAAAAGTTTTAGAAAAAGGAGGTTCGGTTTTAGATGCAGTAGAACAAGGTTGTAGAATTGAAGAAGCAAATGAAGAAGGTATGTCTGTAGGAAAAGGAGGATTGCCAGATAGAGATGGAGATGTAACTTTAGATGCTTGTATCATGAATGAAAAAGGTGATTATGGAGCAGTTTTAGGCGTTAAGAATATTAAACATGTAATTTCTGTGGCAAGAAAAGTAATGGAAGATACGCCACATGTAATGTTGGTTGCAGAAGGAGCAGAACAATTTGCCGTTTCTAAAGGTTTTAAAAGAGAAAATTTATTGACAGAAAAAGCCAAAAAAGCTTGGGAGAAATGGAAAATAACATCAGAATATAAACCTATAATTAATATAGAAAATCACGATACTATTGGGATGTTAGCTATCGATAAAAATGGTGATATTTCTGGTGCTTGTACCACAAGTGGATTGGCTTACAAGATGGCTGGTAGAGTAGGAGATTCTCCTATTATTGGCGGTGGTTTATTTGTTGATAATGAAATTGGTGGTGCTTCAGCCACAGGTTTAGGAGAAGAGGTTTTAAAAACAGTAGGTAGTTTTTTAATTGTTGAATTAATGCGTCAAGGGAAAACGCCACAACAAGCCTGTGAAGAAGCAATTGGAAGAATTGTAAATAAACCAGGAAAAGATTTTAAGAATTTTCAAGTAGGCTATATTGCAGTAAATAAACAAGGAGAAACTGGAGCATATTCTATTCATGAACATTTTAGCTATAATCTTTTTAAAGAAGGAGAGAATAAGAATATGCCATCAGATTTTTTTAATAAAGTATAA